The Musa acuminata AAA Group cultivar baxijiao chromosome BXJ2-2, Cavendish_Baxijiao_AAA, whole genome shotgun sequence genome contains the following window.
AGCAGtggaaaaaggaaaaaatcatAGCATGCACATCAACACTTGTGCAAGATTGTCAAAGTTCCAGATTCATAACATTTAATATGATGTTGGATCATCTGGTTGCATGGCTTTCTCAGTTGTCTAATTGTTGTGTACAACTTCAGTCTTGCATTTTTTAttcaatttaaaaatatttcttcttcgTAAATTTCATTTCATTAATAGAATTATCAAATGCATGATCAGAGGATCAAAAGAATATTTTATTTCATTACTCCTAATAAAGGGTCAAGAGAATTATTGAAACAGTTGAACAACAGTATACCCCACTAATTGATTAGAGAATTTTGCCCTTTTACATTCTGTTAATGAGTGTTTATTTTGATATTCAGCGGGACACCATTCAGGCTGCTTCTGAATTTGCGTCAAGAAATAAGCTACCAAAACATATGGAGGAACAGATGTTGTCTCACATATGCTTAAGATTCAAGACAGAGGGACTCAAACAGCAAGAGACTCTTGATGGCCTCCCAAAGGCCATCCGCTCAAGCATAGCCGAGTACCTATTCTTTCCTATTGTCCAAAAAGTATACCTTTTCCAAGGGTTTTCCTTTAATCTCATTTTCCAGCTGGTGAGGTTTAAAATATAAATGATCAATTACAACACTAAGCAGGTCAAATGCATGCAGCATGCTGATAAGACCATTGTGCAATTAATAGGTGACAGAAATGCAAGCTGAGTATTACCCACCAAAGGAAGATGTAATATTGCAGAATGAAGCCCCAGCATATCTATATATAATAGTATCAGGAGCAGTGGTTAGTAACTTCTCTCTTTTACCTGTATTCTTGATTCACCCGCATAGTTGTTTCCAGCAATTTCACATGTATAACTATTTTCATTAGTATTTTTGTTTCAGGACATGCGAACATCTGCAGATGGGGTTGAAAAGGTAAAGGCTTTCAATATGTGCATCAATAGTACACTAGCACGTTAACCATTGATAATTATTGTAATATCAAAATCTTCAGGTTCATGGAAGGTTGACTGCAGGGGAAATATTTGGGGAGATAGGAGTTCTATGTAACATGTCACAGCCATTCACCATAAGAACCACTGAGCTCACACAAATTCTCAGACTGAACAGGACAACACTCTTCAACATTATTCGACAAAGTAGACAGGATGCGACTATTGTCATGAGTAATCTTTCCCAGGTATATAATTAAGATTCGACCAGTGCGCTTTTTATAGAtaaaataatttatcatttttGGCAAAATAGGAGCTTAAATTTCTCTCCGTTTAATCTAACAGAATTTAAGGCTACATGAAAGTCTATACCCCGGAATACAGCAAAATGAACCTGGTGAACTTCTTAAAAGATGGCTCGAGAGAGATCCATGGAAGAGGAATGAGAACCATGCACCAGATGGAAATAATTATCAAGTCTGCAAGCTACACACACAGGAACTTATGGATAAATGTAAAAGTCCAGGCAACGCAGAAAAAAACAAGGACAATGGCACACCCAATGAATTTCCAATCGGTCAGGTCAATCCAAAATTAGACCATGCAGATCGGCACAGTGTTTTTCATACGGTTGCACAGGATGAATACAATATAACTGCCAATATTTTGCTCAAACAAGAAGCAACTATAGAAAAGGACGAAGATAACAGGTGGACCCAAAAAGGATTGGTTGAGAAACATGAAAATACAGGTAAATTTGAGTTTTCATCAAGTAATGGAAGTACAAGGAGACACACTGGAGAGCACGAAATAGAATTTGCTGAAATGAAAGCATCTGGCCATGAAAATGACTTTGAGAACCATGGCAGCAGAGAATGGAAACCCAGGTTTGGGTATCCAAATATTAATGAAATGATGATAGCTTCTTGTTCACAAAGTGGAAGCCACAACTTTGAGAACAATATCATGAGACTAACAAGCAAAAGAGTGACCATCCACATGCATTCTCAAAAGGGAAATCCAGCAAGACAGCTAACTGCAAAGATGATAAACTTACCAGGAACCGTGGAGGAACTCCTCAGAATTGGCAGTAAGTATTATTTGGACTGATTTACATGAAAGGTATAACCATAAAAGCTGCAAATGCTAATATAGATAGTATCCAAAATCAGTGTCAAGCTTAAACTGAAACACACAGTTAACAAAGCATAAGAGTACCAGTTTCAGGAAGAAACATAAACTGTGAaccagaaagaattcatgtgtcaTATTCCATTGTTGTGCAGGTGAGAAGTTTGTGGGACATCATCCTACAAAAGTGATCAACCAAGAGACTGCAGAAATTGATGACATTACCATAGTCCGTGATGGGGACCATTTGTATCTCCTAGAGATATAAGAAAACTAGCAAGACTGTCAAAGAGGACATGGTCTAACTAGGATTCAAAGGTCAAGGAATACTACCAATACACTTGAGTGTGTAGGTTTGAGCAATGTTACTGAAAAATCAAAATTATGTAATGGTTTCTGACTAAATTAACTTTAGTTCTTTAGTTCTACTAATTTAATGAATAGTTGCTAAGTACATGAGAGCTTGGTTCAAAAATATTCCTTGTGCCCATAAACCAATATAAATCACAAAAAaacatttaataaaattttaaaaataatctgaATTAGACAAATCACTTTTGGTCTCTTATCAAAAAAGATAATTTACTAAAATTGGCATTGCAGAGAAAATGGCACAAAAAAATTCACTTTTCTTTGAAGACATTCGAGAAGGTTGATCGACCAACTTTGCATTGTAGGACAACTGGACTGGAGCTCAATCGAATTACCAGGGAACACCAGGATACTCTGAACATCAAATTTACTAGAAAAGCTGATAAAAGAAGTGCTTCAGTACCATCAACCAAGTTAACGAGAATACACATAACAATGCAAAAAATATTCACCAAGGAGAAATCTCTGTCACCATTTTTTATTGAGATGTTATATTGTCGCAAATGCCACGTGATCCCCACCAAGATCATCATGCATGCATCTGTTTATTTACATAAAACATATAGATGAAGCCAACCATGGCACCACGCATTCAATAAAGTTGATCATAAAACTTACAGTTACACACATCAATGGTACTTATACTGTCTTTAAGAAATGATTATGATTTTGACTTGAGCATGCAGGAAAATTGATGATTGATAAGTAGAAATATACGCATACGGTCATATACAGATATAGATGCATCATAATTTGTTCAAATACAAATGCACAATACAAACAAAacaataacatatataattagcCAAGGCAGCAAAAATTTCTAAGTAAAATAGTGAGACAACAAAAAAGACTGGCATAAAACATAAATGAGTTAACAAAAGAGATTAATAATGATATAGAAGATCATGAGGTATCTACAATTAAAACGAACAAAAGAAAAACAGAGAGAAGATGAGCCTATTGCTCCTACCTAAATCCGTTGCCTAATACTGTTGTCTCAAGCACATCAAACACATATTGGTCATCCACCAATTCAAGTACAGCATTCTGGCCCAAAGTTTCTCGATCGACTATTTTCTTAGAATACCAATGTCCTACAGCAGCGATCGAACGATCAATAACGAAACAGAGAACGTTCAACGACACTAGTTCCACGGCGTCCGCGATAGCCAACCCTAAATCCAGACTTGCAGAGATCACCACATTTCGAGGGATTATTACGGTAAAGAAATATATCAAGAGGAGCTAGAAGACCAACTCATGAGGAGCTAAAAGACCTGGCTTAAAGAAATAAAGGAGGAAGGAAGACCAGGAAGCCACCACCTCGAGTCTTGGACGTCGGCGATCACCGCGAGCGTCGGACCAACTTCCGATGCGCTCGAATCCCGTTTGTTCCTCCGATGGGCTTATCTTATTGGGTAACGACGCCATCGACTACCGGATGTTCCCCCATTTAATGGGCCTTATGTGCCCATTAACATCTAAGGTTAATCAAATGGTTTCTACAAGTACCAAAATAGCATATTTGTCCCTACATATTTTAATATAGCATGCATATAGGTCCATAATATTAATTATCCTAATATTTTAGTTTGATactgaaaatatattttattttcttaccaTTATAATAACGATGAGTATTTTAAAAGTACTTATCCAGCCAGTCTAATGACGTGTAACAATCAGCCTCATACATTTGACTTATATCTTAGATGTTGTCAAGTCACAAAAGGTTGGTGTCGAAAATGACTCGATTCAGCAATGGACATGAATAACTATATTATCGGATATGTCCGATGAAGATTCTCCGATATCTAAATTAATGTCCGGATGTGGGGAAATAATTGAATGGAGAATTAAATCATGGGAGCAGTTTAACGAGGGATCGCCCAAATCATCAAGCTATGGCACGTCGTGTCAATTACGTGAGTCAAGCTGGCGAGTGGGTCCGAATACGTGTCGTTGTTAGTCTTGCCAAAACTTAAAATTAAAATACATTTCAGAAATAAGAAACGGCACCATATTACTTACTGGTACAACGGCTATAACAAATGTCGTTTTGCTAGTTCTTTGTCATTGCACGCCACGTTCACAGAACGTTTTAACGGCTACTCCACTCAACACGGCAGGCAGCGGGACCCACCCACGTGCCTTTGCCTGCGATCCGACGCTTTCGAATCTTTCCCTTTCCCAACggctctctcttcttccttcccccCCTTCTCCGCCTTCAcgacctccctctctctctcttcgatgTATATATACACGCACACACATCCTCTACCTTTTCACATTCACCGCAGCTAAAACCAGCTTCTCGAGTTCGTTTCCCTTTGAGCCACTCCCTCACCGCTTGCTACCTGTGAGAAATGGAAGCCTCCATGAGACTTTCTTTGAAGgtaccgctgctgctgctgctgctgctcctactCGCATCTGTTGCAGTCCATGCGCAGGAGGCTCCGGCGCCTGCGCCGACCATGGAGAGCGGATCGGTCCCGGCAGGCCCTGGTCTCTGCGTGCTTGCTCTCTCTGCCGTGGCTTCTCTTGTCGCTGCCTTCGCGCACTGAGGGTCACTTTCTCGTGGCCCAGCATACCATAATCCTAAGATGATTACAATGATGTGAGCTGGTTATATGATATATTACGTCTCTGTTGCATTGGGTGTTCGTATTGCCTTCTTGTTTAAGAACGAATTGATCCGTGGATGCTATTTGTCGGGCTGTAAATGGGTGctatatattttatatctttttgcatctAATTGGAGAATCACAGATCTCAGTAGCTTTAATCCGAGTGTTTTTGAGGTATTATATCGTATATAGGAAAACATAATCACATTTAGTGCCAGCATTGTCCTGATCGTAGTGAAGAGGAGCAGCTAAATGATGACTGAACTCTTCTTTGACCATTCTTAGACAAACACCAACTTTTTTGTCATTTTGACCGGTGGTCAAAATCATTAATTAGAAGATGACAATGTGAAGGCACAAGCGCAAAACGTGTTCCTCCTAATTTGCACTGGATTTGGCAGAGGTAGCTTTAGTGGGCTAAATTTTGAGTTGCGCATGCCATTTTCCTGCGagtgttctctctctctcacgcacaaAATCCAGAACATCATGGGGACATGCCATTTGCTGGTATCTGCTCTCCGCAGCACTGATATGTGGACATGATGATTACGAGACTTGCAAGCATCGGTTGTTGGCAGCTGAGTAAAGGCTAAAACCAAGTGTATTGACCAAGGTAAGAAGTAGCACACCTCCAACCATGTGAGAGCAGCAGGCTTGGTGGTGATGGTGATGTCCTTCCTTCCATGTACACTAATAATTTATCCTCATCATACAGGCCATACCTTCTTTGACTTTTGCCCCTCCTGATAAGAACCAAATCATGTCGTAGATCCCAATGCTTCTCGGGCATCTTTCCTCCAACTACATGTTCATATTACATGGTAAGATGAGAACAAAGAACAGAGTTTTTCTATAGTCTATACTTGCTGATCATTAGATGCAAGTGAATACGAGTTTCGGATCATCTGAACCTTCTCCTAATCTGTGAAGCTGTTCTTGGACAGTCTCAAGAAAAATTCAACAAAGTTCTGAGCATAACAATCGAACACTTATCAAAATTTAGATCACGATCTCAGCCTGTACAGAACGACACTGGAAAGCAGAAGTTGAGAGAGTAAGACTTGCATGCCACTAATTAGCTGCACACAGATCCTTCCCCTATGTGCACCGCACACCGTAACTCAAGAACTGCAGCCGCGGAAGTCAACGGAGGCCGCGGTCAACCCTCGCCGGCGCCTCCCGTCTCAAGAGCCGCCGCCCTGCCGTCGCCCGGTCCAGGTGCTCCGCCGGTTAGTGGGGCATCCCCTACGGCGGCCGGCTCCGACGGGGACGTTCCGGAGGGCGCCCCCGGCGGTCCAGTAGCGATGGCAGGCCTTGCAGAAGTGCCGCGGCTGGTTGACGTTGTAGTTGTTGAAGTAGCAAAACTTGGTCTTCTTGCTCTTGCACCTGGGGCATGGCAGCGCCTCCTCCGGCTCCACCGCCTCCACCACCCCGGCCGGCTCCGTCGCCGGctgcgccgcctcctcctccttgccTAGTCCGTCCCCCTTTAGGATCACCGTCCCGAAAAGTttgaagcttggtgcttcctcgtcTTCTGCCATGCTGAGATCGGAGAGAGACAGATGATGAGGACTCCCGATAGGTTGAGAGGGATAGGAGGCgcaaagcgagagagagaggtatATATAAGGGAGGTGGCAACAGAGGCTTCATTCTTTAGTGCTCTTTATCGTCATCTCATCCCAATGGATAGAAAGGCCACCCAAAGAGagcaagaagagaaagaaaaagaaggcttgTCTgacaacaagaaaaaaaaggtCTTCCATTTTGGATGTTATCCATCTCCCGGAAGAAACTTTTTTCTCATTACTTGGGTGTGAATTGTGGACTCTGCCACACGGGAAAAGAATTCCCCAACAATGACAACATGGAAACTTTGGAATGGAGCTTTGTTTGTCATCCATTCATGCGGTGATGAGGTCTTCAGTTCATGAATCATCGCCATGTGCCTACAGCATGTTACTGCGTAAGTCAACAAAGAATATGATGGCAAAGCGAAACATTCCAAATTTTGTTTTCAGCTATGGAAGTTGTTTTGGCACTGATGAAGTAATCACAAAAGTAATTCAAGATGCTCAAAGTGATTGGAGATACGAATTGTGGTGCATATATTTCGTTTATTGTTTTTTATGTTGGGTTGATTGCAGGACCACTTTGCAATAAATAGAGTAGGTGATTTTGCCTACCCTTCCTCGAAGAACAACATCAAAGTCCAAATAAATTGTGCCTAATCTTCTCCGATCGCACTCAGAATATAAAGCTTATGGACTTGAGATTTTTAAGGGAGTTATGGAGGACATGTGGGAATAAATGGCTTTGCTCGTACTACCGAGCAAGAAAGATGGAGAAATTTGTGGTTAGCACCAGAACTTAGATTCTTTGGCTCCAAGATTGACTTTTCTTCGGCAGATGGGTCCAAAActcaatttttaatataattttacattAAATTTTGTTTTTTGACTGCATATAATGCACCGGATATTTTATCAGAGATAATCTAAATCTCATTTGATTGGATTCTTTGCTCGCTGGAATTTGCTCTGCTCACAAGCATGATCACATGATGTTGGATTGAACGCCAGAATAAGGCGAGTCTGATTCGTTCTGGAATTAGTTCGGATGAGGGAAACGGATCCGTGGAAGGAATAAAGCTGAGCTCCTCTTTCTTCGATCTTTTTCCTTGCTTTTGACTCGATCTTTTTTATCTTGACGATACTGCGCGCAATGCTGGCGATGATGGAGGGGCTGTAGAAGATACTGATAGCTGCGCATCACAATATATCTAGAATTAAACGTAATTAAATTGGTCTCTTTCAATCGGTAGGACAACACTTGTTCTGTACCTGAGAATGATTGACTTGTTCATTTCTGGCATCCCTGTCTGCTTAGATCAAGTCCTAGCTTTCTACAACCACCATGAACATCTCTTGGCTTCTTCCCAGCTCCCTTTCTCGGTTGATGTCAGTGTCCGAGTAGATGGGAATTCTTGAATGCACTCAGTGAAGAACTTGAAAAGGTTGTCTTACTGCTTCAGTCAGTGTGCACTTTTCTGCAAAAGAAAATGACAAAAACCATCTCAAAATTCAATCTTACTTTTCTTCTCCACGAAGAGTATGTGCTTTCTTCTCTTACAGTAGGAAAAAGTTGGGAAGTAGTTAATAGGGTGGAAAGGAATCAGATTGCCGGCCTCTTTTGTCTTTGAATCATTAGTATATGccctgatattatatatatatatgaaggatAAACAAGCATATGTTCTTTTGTCTTTTCTAGGGTTCATCCACCCTCATCAGACTTTTAATATGATGATACAAGACTGATCCTCTCTTCATTGGATGGGATTTTGTGGTTGACTGACTTCAAGCACTTTTTTACACCTGAAGAATCTATATGGTGATCTCTTTGGTGTTTCTTTTGTGGGAAGGAAAGCAACTCATGTGGATCTACGACATGATGGTTGATGGTTGATGGTTGAAGAATGTATACATCTCATTCAGATCATATGGAGGTCAGCAGCTCATGTGGATCAATTATAATTATAAGATGGATGAAATCATTAATGACTTGATTAATTTTGACATTAATGTTGCTGATGTCTCATGAGGCTTAAGCTGCAGATTACAAAACAATCATTCATTCCAAATCCTTTTATCATCTTTAGTTTGGAGAACAGTCGCCAACAAAAATGGCATCCACCAATTCCATGGCAACCTTCTCAACAAGTGCTGACACGATGTGCTCTTCCACCTTACTGACAACGTTATATGCTTCTTCCATGCAAATGCCATTCCTCCAACCCACGTCCCACATGGCGTTCGTCAACATGTCTTTGCTTCTGAGATCTCTTTCCAGCCTCACGTAGAGACTGTCTCTGTAAGTAACATCATCGTCAGCCTCACTGTACTTGGCAAGTCTCCCAATTCCCTTGCTGATTTCCCCCACTATCTGATCAAGTGAAGCGTGCTCTGTTCTGCTCCACCGGTGAGTCAGCGACATAGGATGATGGCCAGAGAGCTCCGCGTGCTGCCTTTTGCGCTCTATCAACTCTTCTGCACAACCCACATAGAGCTTAGCATCTTTGTCAACCTCGTCCCAGTCCAGCTTTCCGTGATTCGTAGGTGTATGAGCGTCAAGGGTCAGCTCGTCGGCATGCAGCAGGAATGACTGGCAGCTGAGCAGTAAAGCTTCGAGGTGTTCTACTTTATCTGCTCTTGTAGTGGTG
Protein-coding sequences here:
- the LOC103975973 gene encoding potassium channel KAT3-like, producing the protein MVKVYNLVAGQPIELGSPNCKQLQFQHFGNDSFQLESGGYSMHNDLLPSLGATINHTIKLRKHIVSPYNPRYRLWEKFLIVLVLYSAWICPFEFAFRRYLPSTIFLVDNIINSFFAIDIVLTFFVAFVDHKSYLLVDEPKRIAVRYLSTWFIFDACSTFPFQTISFLFNGHSKSLGFKLLSVLRLWRLHRVNSLFARLEKDIRFNYFWTRCTKLFSVTLFAVHCSGCFNYMIADRYPDPERTWIGAVIPNFMEHNLWVRYVTAIYWSITTLTTTGYGDLHAENTREMVFGICYMLFNLGLTSYLIGNMTNLVVHGTSRTKNFRDTIQAASEFASRNKLPKHMEEQMLSHICLRFKTEGLKQQETLDGLPKAIRSSIAEYLFFPIVQKVYLFQGFSFNLIFQLVTEMQAEYYPPKEDVILQNEAPAYLYIIVSGAVDMRTSADGVEKVHGRLTAGEIFGEIGVLCNMSQPFTIRTTELTQILRLNRTTLFNIIRQSRQDATIVMSNLSQNLRLHESLYPGIQQNEPGELLKRWLERDPWKRNENHAPDGNNYQVCKLHTQELMDKCKSPGNAEKNKDNGTPNEFPIGQVNPKLDHADRHSVFHTVAQDEYNITANILLKQEATIEKDEDNRWTQKGLVEKHENTGKFEFSSSNGSTRRHTGEHEIEFAEMKASGHENDFENHGSREWKPRFGYPNINEMMIASCSQSGSHNFENNIMRLTSKRVTIHMHSQKGNPARQLTAKMINLPGTVEELLRIGSEKFVGHHPTKVINQETAEIDDITIVRDGDHLYLLEI
- the LOC135604822 gene encoding cyclic dof factor 4-like, with the translated sequence MAEDEEAPSFKLFGTVILKGDGLGKEEEAAQPATEPAGVVEAVEPEEALPCPRCKSKKTKFCYFNNYNVNQPRHFCKACHRYWTAGGALRNVPVGAGRRRGCPTNRRSTWTGRRQGGGS